From Ananas comosus cultivar F153 linkage group 8, ASM154086v1, whole genome shotgun sequence, one genomic window encodes:
- the LOC109714226 gene encoding maspardin isoform X1: MNCAPLFTDLAIIVPLLLFFSSSSSSWREKERDMKGVSSAPGDYVYFKSQVPLHKISVSLHLYYHDAIMQIGAKQWRYYDFGPKTVPPLICIPGIAGTADVYYKQIMSLSMKGYRVISIDIPRVWNHQEWIHAFEKFLDSMNVHHVHIYGTSLGGFLAQIFAQHRPRRVKSLVLSNTFLETHKFAAAMPWSPIVNWTPSFLLKRYILTGIRDGPHEPFIADSVDFVVGQVCVNIFTAAAKHIVETLGREDLSSRLTLNVNVASVGPLLLSDSFITIMDTIDYCAVPQQLKDQVSERYPGARRAVLKTGGDFPFLSRPDEVNLYLQLHLRRVGVEAKPELVKGFSGDGNAGSSMGENNGRDHFDNSGKDHEDPGAQEGGSDLTESFNSETHGLHQQVLAKLLLNVFYNLNFSMHVSCASLILQYYALSLYITSKQV; the protein is encoded by the exons ATGAACTGTGCCCCGCTGTTCACAGATTTAGCAATCATTGttccccttctcctcttcttctcctcctcctcctcttcgtggagagagaaagagagagatatgaagGGCGTCTCATCGGCGCCGGGAGATTACGTCTACTTCAAATCACAAGTACCCCTTCACAAGATCTCC GTGTCTTTGCATTTATATTATCACGATGCTATTATGCAGATTGGGGCTAAACAATGGAGATACTATGATTTTGGTCCAAAGACGGTCCCGCCGCTCATTTGCATTCCTGGAATTGCAGGAACAGCTGATGTCTATTACAAGCAGATAATGTCTCTCTCTATGAAG gGTTATCGGGTGATCTCTATTGATATTCCTCGTGTTTGGAATCATCAAGAATGGATTCATGCATTTGAGAAATTCTTGGATTCAATGAACGTTCATCAT GTACACATCTATGGCACGTCTCTTGGAGGATTCTTGGCACAAATATTTGCTCAACACCGTCCGAGGCGGGTGAAGTCACTGGTCCTATCAAACACTTTTCTAGAGACGCACAAGTTTGCAGCTGCCATGCCATGGTCTCCAAT TGTTAATTGGACCCCTTCTTTTTTGCTGAAGCGTTACATCTTGACAGGAATCCGTGATGGTCCACATGAACCATTCATAGCCGATTCTGTGGACTTTGTTGTTGGTCAGGTGTGTGTTAATATTTTTACGGCAGCGGCTAAACATATA GTTGAGACGTTGGGAAGAGAGGACCTTTCTTCAAGATTAACTTTGAATGTGAATGTTGCATCAGTTGGTCCGCTCTTACTCTCGGATTCTTTCATCACCATTATGGAT ACGATCGATTATTGTGCTGTCCCTCAGCAATTGAAAGACCAAGTTAGCGAAAGATATCCTGGGGCAAGGCGAGCGGTCTTGAAGACCGGTGGTGACTTCCCTTTTCTTTCACGGCCTGATGAGGTTAATCTTTACCTTCAG CTTCATTTGAGAAGAGTAGGAGTTGAAGCAAAGCCGGAATTAGTAAAAGGCTTCTCGGGAGACGGTAATGCAGGAAGTTCAATGGGTGAGAACAACGGGCGAGACCACTTTGATAATTCAGGAAAAGACCATGAAGACCCTGGAGCTCAAGAAGGCGGCAGTGATCTGACCGAATCATTTAACTCCGAAACGCATGGTTTGCATCAACAAGTGCTCGCGAAGTTGCTTCTCAACGTGTTTTATAACCTCAACTTTTCAATGCACGTATCTTGTGCTTCCCTGATTCTGCAATACTATGCTCTGTCCTTGTATATTACGTCAAAACAGGTGTAA
- the LOC109714226 gene encoding maspardin isoform X2 — protein MNCAPLFTDLAIIVPLLLFFSSSSSSWREKERDMKGVSSAPGDYVYFKSQVPLHKISVSLHLYYHDAIMQIGAKQWRYYDFGPKTVPPLICIPGIAGTADVYYKQIMSLSMKGYRVISIDIPRVWNHQEWIHAFEKFLDSMNVHHVHIYGTSLGGFLAQIFAQHRPRRVKSLVLSNTFLETHKFAAAMPWSPIVNWTPSFLLKRYILTGIRDGPHEPFIADSVDFVVGQVETLGREDLSSRLTLNVNVASVGPLLLSDSFITIMDTIDYCAVPQQLKDQVSERYPGARRAVLKTGGDFPFLSRPDEVNLYLQLHLRRVGVEAKPELVKGFSGDGNAGSSMGENNGRDHFDNSGKDHEDPGAQEGGSDLTESFNSETHGLHQQVLAKLLLNVFYNLNFSMHVSCASLILQYYALSLYITSKQV, from the exons ATGAACTGTGCCCCGCTGTTCACAGATTTAGCAATCATTGttccccttctcctcttcttctcctcctcctcctcttcgtggagagagaaagagagagatatgaagGGCGTCTCATCGGCGCCGGGAGATTACGTCTACTTCAAATCACAAGTACCCCTTCACAAGATCTCC GTGTCTTTGCATTTATATTATCACGATGCTATTATGCAGATTGGGGCTAAACAATGGAGATACTATGATTTTGGTCCAAAGACGGTCCCGCCGCTCATTTGCATTCCTGGAATTGCAGGAACAGCTGATGTCTATTACAAGCAGATAATGTCTCTCTCTATGAAG gGTTATCGGGTGATCTCTATTGATATTCCTCGTGTTTGGAATCATCAAGAATGGATTCATGCATTTGAGAAATTCTTGGATTCAATGAACGTTCATCAT GTACACATCTATGGCACGTCTCTTGGAGGATTCTTGGCACAAATATTTGCTCAACACCGTCCGAGGCGGGTGAAGTCACTGGTCCTATCAAACACTTTTCTAGAGACGCACAAGTTTGCAGCTGCCATGCCATGGTCTCCAAT TGTTAATTGGACCCCTTCTTTTTTGCTGAAGCGTTACATCTTGACAGGAATCCGTGATGGTCCACATGAACCATTCATAGCCGATTCTGTGGACTTTGTTGTTGGTCAG GTTGAGACGTTGGGAAGAGAGGACCTTTCTTCAAGATTAACTTTGAATGTGAATGTTGCATCAGTTGGTCCGCTCTTACTCTCGGATTCTTTCATCACCATTATGGAT ACGATCGATTATTGTGCTGTCCCTCAGCAATTGAAAGACCAAGTTAGCGAAAGATATCCTGGGGCAAGGCGAGCGGTCTTGAAGACCGGTGGTGACTTCCCTTTTCTTTCACGGCCTGATGAGGTTAATCTTTACCTTCAG CTTCATTTGAGAAGAGTAGGAGTTGAAGCAAAGCCGGAATTAGTAAAAGGCTTCTCGGGAGACGGTAATGCAGGAAGTTCAATGGGTGAGAACAACGGGCGAGACCACTTTGATAATTCAGGAAAAGACCATGAAGACCCTGGAGCTCAAGAAGGCGGCAGTGATCTGACCGAATCATTTAACTCCGAAACGCATGGTTTGCATCAACAAGTGCTCGCGAAGTTGCTTCTCAACGTGTTTTATAACCTCAACTTTTCAATGCACGTATCTTGTGCTTCCCTGATTCTGCAATACTATGCTCTGTCCTTGTATATTACGTCAAAACAGGTGTAA
- the LOC109714226 gene encoding maspardin isoform X3, with product MNCAPLFTDLAIIVPLLLFFSSSSSSWREKERDMKGVSSAPGDYVYFKSQVPLHKISIGAKQWRYYDFGPKTVPPLICIPGIAGTADVYYKQIMSLSMKGYRVISIDIPRVWNHQEWIHAFEKFLDSMNVHHVHIYGTSLGGFLAQIFAQHRPRRVKSLVLSNTFLETHKFAAAMPWSPIVNWTPSFLLKRYILTGIRDGPHEPFIADSVDFVVGQVCVNIFTAAAKHIVETLGREDLSSRLTLNVNVASVGPLLLSDSFITIMDTIDYCAVPQQLKDQVSERYPGARRAVLKTGGDFPFLSRPDEVNLYLQLHLRRVGVEAKPELVKGFSGDGNAGSSMGENNGRDHFDNSGKDHEDPGAQEGGSDLTESFNSETHGLHQQVLAKLLLNVFYNLNFSMHVSCASLILQYYALSLYITSKQV from the exons ATGAACTGTGCCCCGCTGTTCACAGATTTAGCAATCATTGttccccttctcctcttcttctcctcctcctcctcttcgtggagagagaaagagagagatatgaagGGCGTCTCATCGGCGCCGGGAGATTACGTCTACTTCAAATCACAAGTACCCCTTCACAAGATCTCC ATTGGGGCTAAACAATGGAGATACTATGATTTTGGTCCAAAGACGGTCCCGCCGCTCATTTGCATTCCTGGAATTGCAGGAACAGCTGATGTCTATTACAAGCAGATAATGTCTCTCTCTATGAAG gGTTATCGGGTGATCTCTATTGATATTCCTCGTGTTTGGAATCATCAAGAATGGATTCATGCATTTGAGAAATTCTTGGATTCAATGAACGTTCATCAT GTACACATCTATGGCACGTCTCTTGGAGGATTCTTGGCACAAATATTTGCTCAACACCGTCCGAGGCGGGTGAAGTCACTGGTCCTATCAAACACTTTTCTAGAGACGCACAAGTTTGCAGCTGCCATGCCATGGTCTCCAAT TGTTAATTGGACCCCTTCTTTTTTGCTGAAGCGTTACATCTTGACAGGAATCCGTGATGGTCCACATGAACCATTCATAGCCGATTCTGTGGACTTTGTTGTTGGTCAGGTGTGTGTTAATATTTTTACGGCAGCGGCTAAACATATA GTTGAGACGTTGGGAAGAGAGGACCTTTCTTCAAGATTAACTTTGAATGTGAATGTTGCATCAGTTGGTCCGCTCTTACTCTCGGATTCTTTCATCACCATTATGGAT ACGATCGATTATTGTGCTGTCCCTCAGCAATTGAAAGACCAAGTTAGCGAAAGATATCCTGGGGCAAGGCGAGCGGTCTTGAAGACCGGTGGTGACTTCCCTTTTCTTTCACGGCCTGATGAGGTTAATCTTTACCTTCAG CTTCATTTGAGAAGAGTAGGAGTTGAAGCAAAGCCGGAATTAGTAAAAGGCTTCTCGGGAGACGGTAATGCAGGAAGTTCAATGGGTGAGAACAACGGGCGAGACCACTTTGATAATTCAGGAAAAGACCATGAAGACCCTGGAGCTCAAGAAGGCGGCAGTGATCTGACCGAATCATTTAACTCCGAAACGCATGGTTTGCATCAACAAGTGCTCGCGAAGTTGCTTCTCAACGTGTTTTATAACCTCAACTTTTCAATGCACGTATCTTGTGCTTCCCTGATTCTGCAATACTATGCTCTGTCCTTGTATATTACGTCAAAACAGGTGTAA
- the LOC109714226 gene encoding maspardin isoform X4 yields the protein MNCAPLFTDLAIIVPLLLFFSSSSSSWREKERDMKGVSSAPGDYVYFKSQVPLHKISIGAKQWRYYDFGPKTVPPLICIPGIAGTADVYYKQIMSLSMKGYRVISIDIPRVWNHQEWIHAFEKFLDSMNVHHVHIYGTSLGGFLAQIFAQHRPRRVKSLVLSNTFLETHKFAAAMPWSPIVNWTPSFLLKRYILTGIRDGPHEPFIADSVDFVVGQVETLGREDLSSRLTLNVNVASVGPLLLSDSFITIMDTIDYCAVPQQLKDQVSERYPGARRAVLKTGGDFPFLSRPDEVNLYLQLHLRRVGVEAKPELVKGFSGDGNAGSSMGENNGRDHFDNSGKDHEDPGAQEGGSDLTESFNSETHGLHQQVLAKLLLNVFYNLNFSMHVSCASLILQYYALSLYITSKQV from the exons ATGAACTGTGCCCCGCTGTTCACAGATTTAGCAATCATTGttccccttctcctcttcttctcctcctcctcctcttcgtggagagagaaagagagagatatgaagGGCGTCTCATCGGCGCCGGGAGATTACGTCTACTTCAAATCACAAGTACCCCTTCACAAGATCTCC ATTGGGGCTAAACAATGGAGATACTATGATTTTGGTCCAAAGACGGTCCCGCCGCTCATTTGCATTCCTGGAATTGCAGGAACAGCTGATGTCTATTACAAGCAGATAATGTCTCTCTCTATGAAG gGTTATCGGGTGATCTCTATTGATATTCCTCGTGTTTGGAATCATCAAGAATGGATTCATGCATTTGAGAAATTCTTGGATTCAATGAACGTTCATCAT GTACACATCTATGGCACGTCTCTTGGAGGATTCTTGGCACAAATATTTGCTCAACACCGTCCGAGGCGGGTGAAGTCACTGGTCCTATCAAACACTTTTCTAGAGACGCACAAGTTTGCAGCTGCCATGCCATGGTCTCCAAT TGTTAATTGGACCCCTTCTTTTTTGCTGAAGCGTTACATCTTGACAGGAATCCGTGATGGTCCACATGAACCATTCATAGCCGATTCTGTGGACTTTGTTGTTGGTCAG GTTGAGACGTTGGGAAGAGAGGACCTTTCTTCAAGATTAACTTTGAATGTGAATGTTGCATCAGTTGGTCCGCTCTTACTCTCGGATTCTTTCATCACCATTATGGAT ACGATCGATTATTGTGCTGTCCCTCAGCAATTGAAAGACCAAGTTAGCGAAAGATATCCTGGGGCAAGGCGAGCGGTCTTGAAGACCGGTGGTGACTTCCCTTTTCTTTCACGGCCTGATGAGGTTAATCTTTACCTTCAG CTTCATTTGAGAAGAGTAGGAGTTGAAGCAAAGCCGGAATTAGTAAAAGGCTTCTCGGGAGACGGTAATGCAGGAAGTTCAATGGGTGAGAACAACGGGCGAGACCACTTTGATAATTCAGGAAAAGACCATGAAGACCCTGGAGCTCAAGAAGGCGGCAGTGATCTGACCGAATCATTTAACTCCGAAACGCATGGTTTGCATCAACAAGTGCTCGCGAAGTTGCTTCTCAACGTGTTTTATAACCTCAACTTTTCAATGCACGTATCTTGTGCTTCCCTGATTCTGCAATACTATGCTCTGTCCTTGTATATTACGTCAAAACAGGTGTAA